A stretch of Arthrobacter sunyaminii DNA encodes these proteins:
- a CDS encoding phospho-sugar mutase — protein sequence MTLNPTELNELVTAAKSWADEDPDSGTAAELRGLLAELSADASAAAAAAEELADRFAGTLEFGTAGLRAALGAGPRRMNRAVVRRTAAGIASFLQDTAGDKYTPSAVIGYDARHKSRAFALETAAVFAAAGIETFLLPCTLPTPVLAYAVRALDTDAGVMVTASHNPAADNGYKVYLGGRTVKGPGKGAQIVSPYDAEIAARIDYSVPLKSIEIAPEGWTDVSESIVADYINAVDRLASRERFPERDLKIVLTSLHGVGGETMKSVLKDAGFRKVIPVAAQAQPDPDFPTVAFPNPEEPGALDLALETAVEHNADLVIANDPDADRVAVAALNPADGEWRMLRGDEVGALLGRHLTRRITSGHWKVRGEKTRKGVVFANSIVSSRLLARVAEAAGFAHVETLTGFKWISRVPHLTYGYEEALGYCVAPGLVRDKDGISAGLLVAEMAAALKMQGRTFFDELDDLALEHGLHLTDQLSIRVSDLGLLGEMMARLRAQAPVSLGGSPVESAVDLAEGSAELPPTDGLKYLTADGTRVIIRPSGTEPKLKCYLEVIVPVESAADLPAAREQGRARLDAVLADVNAALGL from the coding sequence ATGACGTTGAATCCCACCGAGCTGAACGAGCTCGTGACCGCCGCCAAGAGCTGGGCGGATGAAGACCCCGATTCCGGAACAGCGGCCGAGCTGCGGGGGCTGCTCGCGGAGCTGTCCGCCGATGCTTCCGCAGCAGCAGCTGCCGCGGAAGAGCTGGCGGACCGGTTTGCCGGCACGCTGGAATTCGGCACGGCCGGCCTGCGCGCTGCATTGGGCGCCGGACCCCGCCGGATGAACCGTGCGGTGGTGCGCCGCACGGCCGCCGGCATCGCCTCGTTCCTGCAGGACACGGCCGGTGACAAGTACACCCCCAGTGCAGTGATCGGCTACGACGCCCGGCACAAGTCACGCGCCTTCGCGCTGGAGACGGCGGCCGTGTTCGCTGCCGCCGGCATCGAAACCTTCCTGCTCCCCTGCACGCTTCCGACGCCGGTGCTCGCCTACGCGGTCCGTGCCCTGGACACCGACGCCGGTGTGATGGTCACCGCCAGCCACAATCCGGCGGCGGACAACGGCTACAAGGTGTACCTAGGCGGGCGGACGGTGAAGGGCCCGGGCAAGGGTGCGCAGATTGTCTCGCCGTACGACGCTGAAATTGCCGCCCGCATCGACTACAGCGTGCCGCTGAAGAGCATTGAGATTGCCCCGGAAGGCTGGACCGACGTGTCCGAGTCCATCGTGGCGGACTACATCAACGCCGTGGACCGGCTGGCATCGCGCGAACGGTTCCCGGAACGGGATCTGAAGATTGTCCTGACCTCGCTGCACGGCGTGGGCGGGGAAACCATGAAGTCCGTGCTGAAGGACGCCGGTTTCCGCAAGGTCATTCCGGTGGCTGCCCAGGCCCAGCCGGACCCGGACTTCCCCACCGTGGCCTTCCCCAACCCGGAGGAACCCGGCGCGCTTGACCTGGCACTGGAAACCGCCGTCGAGCACAACGCCGACCTGGTCATCGCCAATGATCCCGACGCCGACCGCGTTGCCGTGGCGGCTCTCAACCCGGCCGACGGCGAGTGGCGGATGCTCCGCGGCGATGAAGTGGGCGCCCTGCTGGGCCGGCATCTGACCCGCCGCATCACCTCCGGGCACTGGAAGGTCCGCGGGGAGAAGACGCGCAAGGGCGTCGTTTTCGCGAACTCGATTGTCTCCTCACGCCTGCTGGCGCGCGTTGCCGAAGCTGCCGGCTTTGCCCACGTTGAGACCCTCACCGGCTTCAAGTGGATCTCCCGTGTGCCCCACCTGACCTACGGCTATGAGGAAGCCCTGGGCTACTGTGTGGCGCCGGGCCTGGTCCGCGACAAGGACGGCATTTCCGCCGGACTCCTGGTGGCTGAAATGGCTGCTGCCCTGAAGATGCAGGGGCGGACGTTCTTCGATGAACTCGATGACCTGGCCCTGGAGCACGGGCTGCACCTGACCGACCAGCTCTCCATCCGGGTTTCCGATCTGGGCCTGCTGGGCGAGATGATGGCGCGGCTGCGTGCCCAGGCTCCTGTGTCCCTGGGCGGCTCCCCCGTGGAATCCGCCGTGGACCTGGCCGAGGGAAGCGCCGAGCTGCCGCCCACCGACGGATTGAAGTACCTCACGGCTGACGGCACCCGGGTGATCATCCGCCCCTCCGGCACCGAGCCCAAGCTCAAGTGCTACCTCGAGGTGATTGTGCCGGTGGAATCCGCAGCGGACCTTCCGGCGGCCCGCGAACAGGGCCGCGCCCGGCTTGATGCGGTGCTCGCCGACGTGAACGCCGCTCTGGGACTGTAA
- a CDS encoding purine-nucleoside phosphorylase, with protein MSNDPFELAQQAAKYIAEETGVPNHDIALVLGSGWGEAAELIGETTATLNATDIPGFSAPAVQGHVGTIRSVLTPSGKRALVLGARTHYYEGKGVRAVVHGVRTAAAAGAKVMVLTNGCGGLNPDWKPGTPVLISDHINLTATSPLEGATFVDLTDLYSSRLRELARTVDPSLDEGVYAQFTGPHYETPAEVRYAKTIGADLVGMSTALEAIAARHAGMEVFGISLVTNLAAGISPEPLSHTEVLEAGAAAGPRISRLLADIIGKL; from the coding sequence GTGAGCAACGATCCTTTTGAACTAGCCCAGCAGGCCGCCAAGTACATTGCCGAGGAAACCGGCGTGCCCAACCATGACATTGCCCTGGTCCTCGGCAGCGGCTGGGGTGAGGCCGCCGAACTGATCGGCGAGACCACTGCCACCCTCAACGCTACGGATATCCCGGGCTTTTCCGCCCCCGCTGTGCAGGGGCACGTGGGGACCATTCGGTCCGTGCTGACGCCGTCGGGCAAGCGCGCGCTGGTTCTCGGCGCACGCACCCATTACTACGAGGGCAAGGGCGTCCGCGCCGTCGTCCACGGAGTCCGCACCGCAGCTGCGGCCGGCGCCAAGGTGATGGTTCTCACCAACGGCTGCGGCGGCCTGAACCCCGATTGGAAGCCCGGAACCCCGGTTCTGATCAGCGACCACATCAATCTCACCGCCACCTCCCCGCTGGAAGGCGCCACCTTCGTGGACCTGACGGACCTCTACTCCTCCCGCCTGCGCGAGCTGGCCCGCACCGTGGACCCGTCCCTGGATGAAGGCGTCTACGCCCAGTTCACCGGTCCGCATTACGAGACGCCCGCCGAAGTCCGGTACGCCAAGACCATCGGCGCAGATCTGGTGGGCATGTCCACCGCGCTCGAGGCCATCGCCGCCCGGCACGCCGGCATGGAGGTGTTCGGCATCTCGCTGGTCACCAACCTGGCCGCCGGCATCAGCCCGGAGCCGCTCAGCCACACCGAGGTCCTGGAAGCCGGAGCCGCTGCAGGCCCCCGGATTTCCCGGCTGCTGGCTGACATCATCGGCAAGCTCTAA
- a CDS encoding NAD(P)H-quinone dehydrogenase, whose translation MTTQLDFTARKIAILGGGPGGYEAAMVAASLGADVTIVEQDGLGGSAVLTDVVPSKTLIATADVMTRFASASSLGVDFGSTGQPAVADLKMVNNRLLALAKEQSNDIHRTLERVGVKVITGKGRLLDNKTLEVVTKDGTQTVEAEALLISVGASPRELESSMPDGERIFTWKQVYNLTEIPEHLIVIGSGVTGAEFASAYNGLGTKVTLISSRDRVLPGEDADAAVVLEDVFQARGMTVLNRSRAESVKNTGNGVLVTLDDGRTVEGSHCLVAVGAIPNTAGIGLEEAGVQLDDRGQIKVDGVSRTTASNVYAAGDCTGVFNLASVAAMQGRIAIAHLMGDGVKPLKLKNVASNIFTSPEIASVGVSEQDIAEGRYQGDVIKLSLHTNARAKMMEVKEGFVKIISRKGSGTVIGGVVVGPRASELIFPIAIAVTQKLHVDDLANTFTVYPSLTGSISEAARRLHVHM comes from the coding sequence GTGACGACCCAACTTGATTTTACTGCCCGAAAAATTGCGATCCTCGGCGGCGGCCCGGGAGGATACGAAGCCGCCATGGTAGCCGCGTCCCTCGGGGCGGACGTCACCATTGTGGAGCAGGACGGATTGGGCGGCTCAGCCGTGCTGACCGACGTCGTGCCTTCCAAAACCCTGATTGCCACCGCCGACGTGATGACCCGCTTCGCTTCGGCCTCCTCCCTGGGCGTGGACTTTGGCTCCACCGGGCAGCCCGCGGTGGCGGACCTGAAGATGGTCAACAACCGGCTCCTGGCCCTGGCCAAGGAACAGTCCAATGACATTCACCGCACCCTTGAGCGGGTGGGGGTGAAGGTCATCACCGGCAAGGGCCGGCTGCTGGACAACAAGACCCTCGAGGTTGTCACGAAAGACGGCACGCAGACTGTTGAGGCTGAGGCGCTGCTTATTTCGGTTGGCGCCAGCCCGCGCGAGCTGGAATCCTCCATGCCCGACGGCGAACGCATCTTCACCTGGAAGCAGGTCTACAACCTCACCGAGATCCCCGAGCACCTGATCGTCATTGGCTCGGGCGTCACCGGCGCGGAATTCGCGTCCGCCTACAACGGCCTGGGCACCAAGGTCACGCTGATCTCCAGCCGCGACCGGGTCCTGCCCGGCGAAGACGCGGATGCCGCCGTCGTGCTCGAGGACGTGTTCCAGGCCCGCGGGATGACCGTGCTGAACCGTTCGCGCGCCGAGTCCGTGAAGAACACCGGCAACGGCGTACTGGTTACGCTCGACGACGGCCGCACCGTGGAAGGCAGCCACTGCCTGGTGGCCGTGGGCGCCATCCCCAACACGGCAGGCATCGGTCTGGAAGAGGCCGGCGTGCAGCTCGATGACCGCGGACAGATCAAGGTCGACGGCGTTTCCCGCACCACCGCCTCCAACGTCTACGCCGCCGGCGACTGCACCGGCGTGTTCAACCTTGCCTCCGTGGCCGCGATGCAGGGCCGGATCGCCATTGCACACCTGATGGGCGACGGGGTGAAGCCGCTGAAGCTCAAGAACGTCGCCTCGAACATCTTCACCTCCCCGGAGATTGCCTCCGTGGGCGTATCCGAGCAGGACATCGCCGAAGGCCGCTATCAGGGCGACGTCATCAAGCTCTCCCTGCACACCAACGCACGGGCCAAGATGATGGAGGTCAAGGAAGGCTTCGTGAAGATCATTTCGCGCAAGGGCTCCGGCACCGTCATCGGCGGCGTTGTGGTGGGCCCGCGCGCTTCGGAGCTGATCTTCCCGATCGCCATCGCGGTCACCCAGAAGCTCCACGTCGATGACCTGGCCAACACCTTCACGGTGTACCCGTCGCTGACCGGTTCCATTTCCGAGGCTGCCCGTCGTCTGCACGTGCACATGTAG
- a CDS encoding acyltransferase family protein has translation MDAQEILKGNEPLKAAALRKTRDISIDSLRGIAVLLMVAGHVIGSASDRGMDVPDDSAWRYFYVALEDIRMPLFAALSGYIYARRRVWGPEAMGALISGKVRRLLVPLITVGAAFLLAQMIIPFSNSEPGLSDFWKMFVYGGEHLWFLQAMFLIFVFVGALDMFDVLSTLKRWAIVFGSGSAAFVLVSIPSDANVFSLNGAIRLLPFFLLGYGLRQFDITNKNRRILIFCVPMFAAVYTIRLYTVLSSYEDTNPAMRILELCVGLFAITALILLRSYLCSRPLAWLGKYSFSIYLLHLFASAGTSKILNQLGVDSNFTLFLVGMIVAVGFPIIFEKTIGRVNWISWAVLGQRTR, from the coding sequence TTGGACGCTCAAGAAATCTTAAAGGGAAATGAGCCTCTAAAGGCCGCGGCGCTTCGGAAGACTCGGGATATTTCCATCGATTCTCTTCGCGGAATTGCCGTACTCCTGATGGTCGCGGGCCATGTAATCGGTTCCGCTTCGGATCGTGGAATGGATGTGCCGGACGATTCGGCCTGGCGCTATTTCTACGTGGCACTAGAAGACATCCGAATGCCGCTCTTTGCGGCGCTGTCTGGGTACATCTATGCTCGTCGTCGGGTCTGGGGACCCGAAGCAATGGGCGCCCTCATTAGCGGGAAGGTGCGGCGACTTCTCGTGCCCCTTATTACTGTAGGAGCCGCATTTCTGCTCGCCCAAATGATCATTCCCTTCAGCAATTCGGAGCCGGGCTTAAGCGATTTCTGGAAGATGTTTGTATACGGCGGCGAGCATCTATGGTTCCTGCAGGCGATGTTCTTGATTTTCGTGTTTGTTGGTGCCCTCGATATGTTTGACGTACTATCAACACTCAAACGCTGGGCGATAGTTTTTGGATCAGGGTCTGCGGCATTTGTGCTTGTCTCGATCCCTTCGGACGCCAATGTTTTCAGCCTAAACGGCGCCATTCGCTTGTTACCATTTTTTCTCCTTGGGTATGGGTTGAGACAGTTCGATATAACGAATAAGAACCGACGCATTCTGATCTTTTGTGTCCCAATGTTCGCGGCCGTATACACTATTCGGCTCTATACTGTCCTCAGTTCCTATGAAGACACCAATCCCGCAATGCGAATTCTTGAACTATGCGTCGGACTATTCGCAATAACAGCCCTTATCCTACTTCGTTCATATCTTTGCAGTCGTCCGTTGGCATGGCTCGGAAAATATTCGTTCAGCATATATCTGCTTCACCTGTTTGCATCAGCAGGGACGAGTAAGATACTGAACCAATTGGGTGTTGACAGCAACTTTACACTTTTCTTGGTTGGAATGATCGTGGCTGTCGGCTTCCCCATTATCTTCGAGAAGACTATCGGCAGAGTGAATTGGATCAGTTGGGCGGTACTCGGGCAGAGAACACGCTGA
- a CDS encoding acyltransferase family protein: MRNLLSQRVRGKLVPVDNQLRLDIQGLRAIAVGAVLLYHAGLGWIPGGFVGVDVFFVISGFLITGGIIREIDRTGRLSLVGFYARRAARILPAATVVLVVVVIASYLLMPMTRWLQVGKDAMGSGLYVINWMLANDSIDYLANDQAPSPLQHFWSLAVEEQFYVVWPLVAVVAAWLATRMRRNRKRVMGIALMTLAVPSFAWSLYMVETSSGPAYFVTTTRLWELAVGAGLALLGPVGLRSPKALAAIVGWCGLAAIMAAALTYTSVVPFPGATALLPTVGAAMIIWAGPVAGRFGPTAALGLRPMVWVGTMSYSLYLWHWPLLVLTSAVVGELSPMAGLVVVVASFLPAWMSLRYVEQPALAWGKRARGGGPTLRAGALMSLAAVTAGVLLAIMVPPVPPSTDIEFSASPLPNSSAVPEPLAGASVLISDPSQGVPIESFASITPTAVAASSDVPRTCLQSETSDAVQKCVMGDTDSSTVVAVVGDSHAAMFVPGIAAVASEQGWRLDVYTKGSCPFTAQMVLVDGRPYENCLSWGENVAKDLMNNPPSALIVGTSRYQAAGFSDRSASEDALIQGMRAAWTPFVEAGVPVISLKDAPRPGESVPDCVAQNETELSRCALPRQNLLSKRSPEVEAAEGMTGVYVVDLTDAICPGEMCPAVIGGVLIYRDGNHLTATYSRTMKPQIMAALVPLITPAQ; encoded by the coding sequence ATGAGAAACCTTTTGTCTCAAAGAGTCAGGGGGAAGCTTGTGCCGGTAGATAATCAATTGCGACTTGATATTCAAGGTCTACGTGCCATAGCTGTAGGTGCGGTGCTGCTCTATCATGCGGGATTAGGGTGGATCCCTGGTGGCTTCGTAGGCGTAGATGTGTTTTTTGTCATATCTGGTTTCCTTATCACGGGTGGAATTATCAGAGAAATCGACAGGACGGGCAGGCTGTCCCTTGTCGGATTCTATGCGCGGAGGGCGGCGCGAATCTTGCCAGCTGCGACCGTCGTGCTAGTTGTTGTGGTAATCGCGAGCTACCTGCTGATGCCCATGACGCGATGGTTGCAAGTCGGAAAAGATGCCATGGGGAGTGGCCTTTACGTAATCAACTGGATGTTGGCCAATGACTCCATTGACTATCTCGCAAATGATCAAGCTCCTAGTCCGCTCCAACATTTCTGGTCCCTAGCGGTAGAAGAACAATTTTACGTTGTTTGGCCGCTAGTCGCGGTAGTGGCAGCTTGGTTAGCCACTAGGATGCGCCGGAATCGAAAGAGGGTCATGGGGATTGCACTCATGACACTGGCCGTTCCTTCATTCGCATGGTCACTATACATGGTTGAGACAAGTTCGGGACCAGCCTATTTTGTCACTACAACGCGCCTCTGGGAGCTTGCTGTTGGTGCGGGGTTAGCACTTCTCGGCCCAGTGGGTTTGAGAAGTCCGAAGGCACTTGCGGCTATTGTCGGATGGTGCGGGTTGGCCGCGATCATGGCGGCGGCTTTGACTTACACAAGCGTTGTACCTTTCCCTGGGGCCACGGCGCTGCTGCCGACGGTGGGTGCCGCAATGATCATTTGGGCAGGCCCAGTGGCCGGGAGGTTTGGGCCGACCGCAGCACTTGGACTACGTCCTATGGTGTGGGTTGGCACCATGTCGTATTCCCTTTACCTTTGGCACTGGCCGCTGCTGGTATTGACGTCGGCAGTCGTCGGAGAGTTAAGCCCGATGGCAGGCCTTGTTGTTGTAGTGGCTTCCTTTCTGCCCGCTTGGATGAGCTTGCGGTACGTGGAGCAACCTGCGCTGGCGTGGGGGAAGCGTGCACGGGGCGGAGGCCCCACGTTGCGGGCGGGGGCGCTAATGTCGCTTGCTGCAGTAACCGCTGGCGTTCTCTTGGCCATCATGGTTCCTCCGGTGCCGCCATCCACAGACATAGAGTTTTCGGCTTCGCCGCTTCCCAATAGTTCCGCTGTGCCAGAACCTCTGGCGGGGGCTTCTGTTCTGATTAGTGATCCGAGTCAAGGGGTACCTATAGAATCCTTCGCATCCATCACCCCTACCGCCGTTGCGGCATCTTCTGATGTTCCTAGGACATGCCTTCAGTCGGAGACGAGCGATGCGGTACAGAAATGTGTGATGGGCGACACGGATTCCTCCACTGTAGTGGCCGTGGTGGGTGATTCTCATGCTGCGATGTTTGTACCTGGAATTGCAGCAGTTGCCAGCGAGCAGGGGTGGCGGTTGGACGTTTATACGAAGGGGTCATGTCCGTTTACGGCTCAGATGGTGCTTGTCGATGGGCGCCCATACGAGAACTGTCTTTCTTGGGGCGAGAACGTTGCTAAGGATCTAATGAATAATCCGCCAAGTGCGCTAATAGTTGGAACAAGTCGGTACCAGGCAGCTGGCTTTAGTGACCGGTCCGCCAGCGAAGATGCTCTAATTCAGGGGATGCGTGCGGCTTGGACGCCCTTCGTGGAAGCCGGCGTTCCCGTTATATCGCTGAAGGATGCTCCGCGCCCCGGCGAGTCTGTTCCGGACTGCGTCGCGCAAAACGAGACGGAGTTGTCTCGGTGTGCGCTGCCTAGGCAGAATCTCCTTTCCAAGAGATCGCCTGAGGTTGAGGCAGCTGAAGGTATGACCGGCGTGTATGTTGTCGATCTCACTGACGCAATTTGCCCGGGCGAGATGTGCCCAGCGGTCATTGGAGGCGTACTAATTTATCGGGACGGAAATCATCTAACGGCAACTTACTCGCGCACTATGAAACCGCAAATCATGGCCGCCCTTGTTCCACTGATAACACCGGCCCAGTAG
- a CDS encoding MFS transporter: MSTTDPSATPTPAPAPAKANTKGRVIVASLVGTSIEFYDFYVYATAAVLVFPRLFFPNAEGVTALLSSFAVFGVAFIARPLGSIVFGHFGDKVGRKGTLVASLLTMGIATFLIGCLPTALTPGWTILGPALLVVLRFAQGLALGGEWSGAALLATENAPADKRAVWGTFPQLGAPIGFILANGLFLLLSFQLTSDQFDDWGWRVPFLASAVMVIIGLYVRLKLVETPAFQKVVDSGEVSKMPLSRAFKYSWREMIAGTFIMLATYVLFYLMTTFTLSYGTAAKSEEAARATAEKAGKAFDPDTFAAGLGYARNDFLIMLIIGVVFFGIFTLVSGPLAEKFGRRKTLLVVTTGILLFGFTFSPLLGGGTVGVMALLIIGFTLMGLTFGPMGAMLPELFPTNVRYTGSAIAYNVSSILGAAVAPFIAVALWQAADGSPWLVGVYLSSMAVLTLIALFVTKDTKDVDYTNHSS, encoded by the coding sequence ATGTCTACTACCGATCCCTCCGCGACACCTACGCCGGCACCGGCGCCGGCAAAGGCCAACACCAAGGGCCGGGTGATTGTCGCCAGCCTCGTCGGAACGTCCATCGAGTTTTATGACTTCTACGTCTACGCGACCGCTGCGGTCCTCGTCTTCCCGCGCCTGTTCTTTCCGAATGCGGAGGGCGTCACAGCCCTGCTGAGTTCGTTCGCGGTCTTCGGTGTGGCCTTCATTGCCCGCCCGCTGGGATCCATTGTTTTCGGCCACTTCGGCGACAAGGTGGGACGCAAGGGAACCCTGGTGGCCTCGCTGCTGACCATGGGTATTGCCACCTTCCTGATCGGCTGCCTGCCCACGGCCCTCACTCCGGGCTGGACGATCCTGGGCCCGGCACTGCTGGTGGTCCTGCGTTTCGCCCAGGGCCTGGCCCTCGGCGGCGAATGGTCCGGAGCCGCACTGCTGGCTACGGAGAACGCACCGGCGGACAAGCGTGCCGTGTGGGGAACCTTCCCGCAGCTCGGCGCTCCGATCGGCTTCATCCTGGCCAACGGCCTGTTCCTGCTGCTGAGCTTCCAGCTGACCAGCGACCAGTTCGACGACTGGGGTTGGCGCGTTCCCTTCCTCGCCAGCGCCGTCATGGTGATCATTGGCCTGTATGTCCGGCTGAAACTGGTGGAGACCCCGGCCTTCCAGAAGGTTGTCGATTCCGGTGAAGTGAGCAAGATGCCGCTGAGCCGCGCGTTCAAGTACAGCTGGCGCGAGATGATTGCCGGCACGTTCATCATGCTGGCCACGTACGTGCTGTTCTACCTGATGACCACCTTCACGCTCTCCTACGGCACCGCCGCCAAGAGCGAGGAGGCTGCCCGCGCCACCGCCGAGAAGGCAGGCAAGGCCTTCGACCCGGACACCTTCGCCGCCGGCCTGGGCTACGCCCGCAACGACTTCCTGATCATGCTGATCATCGGCGTCGTGTTCTTCGGAATCTTCACGCTCGTCTCCGGTCCGCTGGCCGAGAAGTTCGGCCGCCGCAAGACGCTGTTGGTGGTGACCACGGGAATCCTGCTCTTCGGTTTCACCTTCTCCCCGCTGCTGGGCGGCGGAACCGTCGGTGTCATGGCCCTGCTGATCATCGGCTTCACGCTGATGGGTCTGACGTTCGGGCCGATGGGCGCCATGCTGCCCGAACTGTTCCCCACCAACGTGCGGTACACCGGGTCGGCGATCGCGTACAACGTCTCCTCCATCCTGGGCGCGGCAGTGGCTCCGTTCATCGCGGTGGCACTGTGGCAGGCAGCCGACGGCAGCCCGTGGCTGGTAGGTGTCTACCTGTCCTCGATGGCCGTGCTGACGCTGATCGCGCTGTTCGTCACCAAGGACACCAAGGACGTGGACTACACGAACCACTCCAGCTAA
- a CDS encoding acetyl/propionyl/methylcrotonyl-CoA carboxylase subunit alpha has product MSQFNPAPAGSLQETPQGTLQDPQDATQTTQISTRSITKILIANRGEIAVRVIRAARDEGLASVAVYADPDRDALHVRLADEAYSLGGSTAAESYLDMGKILDAARKSGADAIHPGYGFLSENAEFAQRVIDAGLTWIGPSPHAISQLGDKVQARHIAAKVGAPLVPGTADPVKNAQEVLDFADEHGLPLAIKAAFGGGGRGIKVARTREEIPEMFDSAVREATAAFGRGECFIERFLDAPRHVETQCLADAHGNVVVVSTRDCSLQRRNQKLVEEAPAPFLTEEQNQRLYNASKAILREAGYQGAGTCEFLVGTDGTISFLEVNTRLQVEHPVSEEVTGLDLVREQFRLARGEELGYGDPEIRGHAFEFRINGEDPGRSFMPAPGTVDTLKLPTGPGVRVDSGIEAGETVSGNFDSMLAKLIITGATREQALQRARRALAEMEITGMPTVLPFHAAVVAHPDFAPAAGPFKVHTRWIETDFVNNIPSWSGEQNSRNDDGGRQRVTVEVGGKRLDVVLPAGLGGNGSASNGTGNRTAGANGKARKSSRSRGGANPAATGDDLTSPMQGTIVKVAVEDGAVVAEGDLVVVLEAMKMEQPLTAHKSGTVSGLSALPGATVSAGAVIASILD; this is encoded by the coding sequence ATGAGCCAGTTCAACCCCGCACCCGCCGGCAGCCTGCAGGAAACCCCTCAGGGCACCCTGCAGGACCCGCAGGACGCCACCCAGACCACGCAGATCAGCACCCGCAGCATCACCAAGATCCTGATCGCCAACCGCGGCGAAATCGCCGTCCGGGTCATCCGGGCCGCCCGCGATGAAGGCCTGGCTTCGGTTGCCGTCTACGCCGACCCCGACCGGGACGCCCTGCATGTCCGTCTCGCCGACGAGGCTTACTCCCTGGGCGGCAGCACCGCCGCGGAGTCCTACCTGGACATGGGCAAGATCCTCGACGCCGCCCGCAAGTCGGGCGCCGATGCCATCCACCCCGGGTACGGTTTCCTCTCCGAAAACGCGGAGTTCGCCCAGCGCGTCATCGACGCCGGGCTGACCTGGATCGGTCCCTCCCCGCACGCCATCTCCCAGCTCGGTGACAAGGTCCAGGCCCGCCACATCGCGGCCAAGGTTGGCGCCCCGCTTGTGCCGGGCACCGCCGATCCGGTGAAGAACGCCCAGGAGGTCCTGGACTTCGCCGACGAACACGGCCTGCCGCTGGCCATCAAGGCAGCCTTCGGCGGCGGCGGCCGCGGCATCAAGGTGGCCCGGACCCGTGAAGAAATCCCCGAAATGTTCGACTCCGCCGTCCGTGAAGCCACCGCAGCGTTCGGCCGCGGCGAGTGCTTCATCGAGCGCTTCCTGGACGCCCCGCGCCACGTGGAAACCCAGTGCCTGGCCGATGCGCACGGCAACGTCGTCGTCGTCTCCACCCGCGACTGCTCACTGCAGCGCCGCAACCAGAAGCTGGTCGAGGAAGCCCCCGCTCCGTTCCTGACCGAAGAGCAGAACCAGCGCCTGTACAACGCTTCCAAGGCTATCCTGCGCGAGGCCGGCTACCAGGGCGCCGGCACCTGCGAGTTCCTGGTCGGCACCGACGGCACCATTTCCTTCCTTGAGGTCAACACGCGCCTGCAGGTGGAGCACCCGGTGTCCGAGGAAGTCACCGGCCTGGACCTGGTCCGCGAGCAGTTCCGGCTGGCCCGCGGCGAGGAGCTCGGCTACGGCGATCCCGAGATCCGCGGCCACGCCTTCGAATTCCGCATCAACGGCGAAGATCCGGGCCGCAGCTTCATGCCGGCTCCGGGCACCGTGGACACGCTCAAGCTGCCCACCGGCCCCGGCGTGCGCGTGGATTCGGGCATCGAAGCCGGCGAAACCGTGAGCGGCAACTTCGACTCCATGCTCGCCAAGCTGATCATCACCGGCGCCACCCGCGAGCAGGCCCTCCAGCGCGCCCGCCGCGCCCTGGCCGAAATGGAAATCACCGGCATGCCCACCGTGCTGCCGTTCCACGCCGCCGTGGTCGCGCATCCGGATTTCGCCCCGGCGGCCGGCCCGTTCAAGGTCCACACCCGCTGGATCGAGACGGACTTCGTCAACAACATCCCCTCGTGGTCCGGTGAGCAGAATTCACGGAACGACGACGGCGGCCGGCAGCGCGTCACAGTGGAGGTAGGCGGCAAGCGGCTCGACGTTGTGCTCCCGGCCGGACTCGGCGGCAACGGCAGCGCGTCCAACGGCACGGGCAACCGCACAGCCGGCGCCAACGGCAAGGCCCGCAAGTCCTCGCGCAGCCGCGGCGGAGCCAACCCGGCCGCCACCGGCGACGACCTGACCTCCCCCATGCAGGGCACCATCGTCAAGGTGGCCGTCGAGGACGGTGCGGTGGTCGCTGAAGGTGATCTCGTCGTCGTACTCGAAGCCATGAAGATGGAGCAGCCGCTCACCGCGCACAAGTCCGGCACCGTGTCGGGGCTGAGCGCACTGCCCGGTGCGACGGTGTCCGCCGGTGCTGTGATCGCGTCGATCCTGGACTGA